The following nucleotide sequence is from Fibrobacter sp. UBA4297.
AATCCCTTGGGAATCACGCCTAGCTGCGTAAAGCCAAGTTTTTTGTACAACTTCAGTGCTGACGTATTCGTCGCGACAACCGCGTTGAACTGCAAAATCCTGAAGCCGATTTCCTTTGCCTTCGCGAGGCAATCTTTCATGAGAAATTCACCGATGTGCTGACCGCGCTTGTTCTTCTTCACCGCATAGCTCGCATTCGAAATGTGCCCGCAGCGCCCGACATTGTTCGGGTGGAGAATGTATAGCCCCACAACCTCGCCGGAGTCCGTATCAACAGCGATGCCCGTGAACGACTGCGACTTGAAAAAGGCGTCGCCCGTTTGCGAATTCAGCAATTCCGTTTGCGGGAACGCAACCCCGTCTTCGACAATGTCGTTCCAGATTGCAATCGCGTCGTTGATATACTTTGTACTGTATCCTTCAATCCTAAGCATGAGAATAATCCACTAATTTCTTTTTATTCCCCCAGCACGTGCCGGAGCGTATCAAGGAAAAGTTCGCCCGCCCGCGTGAACTGCTGGCCCCGCCGCCAAATGATGTACATGTTGGTGGTGAGCTCGGGCATGAGCGGCCTGAAACACAAGCGCGAAGTGCGGCTCGTATCCACCAGGCCGTCGAAAGTGAGCAGGTAGCCCGTGCCCTCTTTGGCAAGCACTGAACCGTTGTACGAAAGATCGAGCCCCACAATCACGTTCAGCTTCGAAATATCGTCGCCGAACCATTTCGGCAAATCCGCCACCATCGCCTGGCGCGACGCCAACAGCGGCTTGTCGAGCAAGTCCTTCGGCTCGATGAAATCTCGCTTGGCCAAAGGGTCGTCGCGACGCATCACCACGCCCCAGCGGTCCACCGAACGCACCGCAAGGCAGTTGTACTTTTCCAAATCGACGTTGTCTACAACCACCGCGAAATCGAAAATGCCCTTGTCCAGCTTTTCCAGGGCGCGCTCGCTGTCGCCCGAATATAAGTTGTACTTAATCTTCGGATAGTCGTCCCGGAGAATCCCGATGCACTTCGAAAGAAAGCTCACGTTCCGCGATTCCGCGCAGGCAATGGCAATTTCACCCACCACCTCGTCTTCCTTCAGCGACTTGAAATCCTGCACCGTCCTGTCCGCCATCGAAAGGATGTCCTCCGCACGCTCCCGCAAGAGTTCCCCCGCAGGTGTGAGCCGAATCGCGTAATTCGTGCGCTCGAAAAGCTTTTCGCCCAGTTCCTCCTCCAACTCCTTGAGCTGGCGACTCACCGTCGGCTGCGTCACGCAAAGATTATCCGCCGCGCGCGAGACATTCCCCAACCGCGCCGCCTCCAAAAAATACCGCAAAACTCGAAGTTCCATACCCGAAAACTAATAAAATTCAAGCCCCGCAGGTATGAAATTGCAAAAATAATGCCCGGAAGGAATAACTGATTACAATCCCAAAATCCTCAGATAGTCCATCCGGCTATTCAAAATTCGAATGACAAAAACTTTATCACGTTCGTTCCGGTAAAAGACCAAATACCCGCTGACAGAAAGGCAACGATACTTCGTCAAGCTATTTACCTTACCTCTTGACGAAGGGCCGATCTCGGGGAAGACGGCTAAGTCGTCAATGGCATCAAGAATTTCAATGAGTTTTTCGTTCGCCGCCTTGGGACTTTCCAGCTCGGTTTCGATATAAGCTTTGATGCCGTCTAAATCTTCGACGGCTTTTGGCGAAAATACGATGGAGGGCATCTAGACCTCGTATTTTTTCCGCACATCAGCGGCGGAAAGCCATCGTCCCTGTTCGGCGGAGCGTTCGCCTTCGACAAGAGCCTTCTGTAACTTCAGTTCGGCGACCATGCGTTCGTATTCCTTGATGTCTATTACAACGTAACAACCGCGACCGTTCTTGGTCAAAAAGACTGGAGAATCTTCGGTCACGTTCTGAAGAACTTCGTTATAATTGCGCAAATCAGAAACTGGCAAAATACAGGGCATGGG
It contains:
- a CDS encoding GNAT family N-acetyltransferase; protein product: MLRIEGYSTKYINDAIAIWNDIVEDGVAFPQTELLNSQTGDAFFKSQSFTGIAVDTDSGEVVGLYILHPNNVGRCGHISNASYAVKKNKRGQHIGEFLMKDCLAKAKEIGFRILQFNAVVATNTSALKLYKKLGFTQLGVIPKGFLLKDGNYEDIIPHYIEL
- a CDS encoding LysR family transcriptional regulator; the protein is MELRVLRYFLEAARLGNVSRAADNLCVTQPTVSRQLKELEEELGEKLFERTNYAIRLTPAGELLRERAEDILSMADRTVQDFKSLKEDEVVGEIAIACAESRNVSFLSKCIGILRDDYPKIKYNLYSGDSERALEKLDKGIFDFAVVVDNVDLEKYNCLAVRSVDRWGVVMRRDDPLAKRDFIEPKDLLDKPLLASRQAMVADLPKWFGDDISKLNVIVGLDLSYNGSVLAKEGTGYLLTFDGLVDTSRTSRLCFRPLMPELTTNMYIIWRRGQQFTRAGELFLDTLRHVLGE
- a CDS encoding type II toxin-antitoxin system RelE/ParE family toxin; protein product: MPSIVFSPKAVEDLDGIKAYIETELESPKAANEKLIEILDAIDDLAVFPEIGPSSRGKVNSLTKYRCLSVSGYLVFYRNERDKVFVIRILNSRMDYLRILGL
- a CDS encoding type II toxin-antitoxin system prevent-host-death family antitoxin, translating into MPCILPVSDLRNYNEVLQNVTEDSPVFLTKNGRGCYVVIDIKEYERMVAELKLQKALVEGERSAEQGRWLSAADVRKKYEV